A single region of the Denticeps clupeoides chromosome 18, fDenClu1.1, whole genome shotgun sequence genome encodes:
- the foxa gene encoding forkhead box A sequence — protein MHTGGDALTSSLRGFMPPYQAEPLPEEARVHLGAPVSEFGASLPERDAFGAEVAPGTRPLGYCRSLNHTKPPYSYISLICMAIQQAPAKKLTLNEIYQWIRQLFPYYRQNQQRWQNSIRHSLSFNDCFVRVPRSPDTPGKGSYWALHPDSGNMFENGCYMRRQKRFRCPKTPASPSADKGQKEAKSGREEERRKRTAEVKMAPSTTPPSVPPCALLPRSPSPPPPLQRLPFPSASKELQTHLPLQGVAPIPHLLNPDLQTHTSLPPQPEPCMPGEPLTHHPFSISQLVDLQSYDGPVGYSGYYSSNPHSHHYNPYLTAREESVYPGDSVYCPVGLSMCPVPIMSSS, from the coding sequence atgcacACAGGAGGAGACGCCTTGACCTCCAGCCTCAGGGGCTTCATGCCCCCGTACCAGGCAGAGCCGCTGCCCGAGGAGGCCAGGGTCCACCTGGGCGCGCCCGTCAGCGAATTTGGTGCCTCCTTGCCGGAAAGGGACGCCTTTGGCGCAGAGGTGGCGCCCGGCACCCGCCCGCTGGGCTACTGCCGGAGCCTCAACCACACCAAGCCTCCGTACTCGTACATCTCCCTGATCTGCATGGCCATCCAGCAGGCTCCCGCCAAGAAGCTGACGCTGAACGAGATCTACCAGTGGATCCGGCAGCTCTTCCCGTACTACCGGCAGAACCAGCAGCGCTGGCAGAACTCCATCCGCCACTCGCTGTCCTTCAACGACTGCTTCGTCCGCGTGCCTCGATCCCCAGACACCCCGGGGAAAGGCTCGTACTGGGCCCTGCACCCCGACTCGGGGAACATGTTTGAGAATGGCTGCTACATGCGCCGTCAGAAGCGTTTTCGGTGTCCGAAGACGCCGGCCTCGCCCTCGGCCGACAAAGGTCAAAAGGAGGCCAAGtcagggagggaggaggagaggagaaagaggaCGGCGGAGGTGAAAATGGCTCCCTCTACAACTCCACCTTCAGTCCCCCCCTGTGCCCTCCTGCCCAGGTCACCCTCACCGCCTCCTCCCCTCCAGCGTCTCCCCTTTCCTTCTGCCTCCAAGGAACTCCAGACGCACCTGCCCCTGCAGGGCGTGGCCCCCATCCCCCACCTGCTGAACCCCGACCTGCAGACCCACACATCGCTTCCTCCCCAGCCCGAGCCCTGCATGCCGGGCGAGCCCCTCACCCACCACCCCTTCTCCATCTCTCAGCTGGTGGACCTCCAGAGCTACGACGGCCCGGTGGGCTACTCGGGTTATTATTCCTCCAACCCTCACTCCCATCACTACAACCCCTACCTGACAGCCAGGGAGGAGTCTGTCTACCCTGGGGACTCTGTCTACTGCCCAGTTGGACTCAGCATGTGTCCTGTGCCCATCATGAGCTCCTCCTGA